The proteins below come from a single Parazoarcus communis genomic window:
- a CDS encoding YkgJ family cysteine cluster protein produces the protein MDCRPGCAACCIAPSISSPIPGMPQGKPAGVRCIQLDAADRCKLFGSPDRPRVCGSLPPEPEMCGDSRDSAIRWLTQLERQTSATAH, from the coding sequence ATGGACTGCCGCCCCGGCTGCGCCGCCTGCTGCATCGCACCGTCAATCTCCAGCCCGATTCCGGGCATGCCACAGGGCAAGCCGGCTGGCGTACGCTGCATCCAGCTCGACGCGGCCGATCGCTGCAAACTCTTCGGTTCGCCCGACAGGCCGCGCGTTTGCGGCAGCCTTCCGCCCGAACCCGAGATGTGCGGAGACAGCCGCGACAGCGCGATCCGCTGGCTGACACAGCTTGAACGGCAGACTTCGGCCACCGCGCACTGA
- a CDS encoding undecaprenyl-diphosphate phosphatase translates to MDIQLLFTAAILGIIEGLTEFLPVSSTGHLIIVGDLLGYTDDTSKVFKIVIQFAAILAVCWDYRERLIKVASGLRTEPASQRFVGMLFVAFLPAAVLGLMFHSTIKSLLFNPLTVATALVVGGFIILYVEKRAYHPRVETVEAMSWGDALKVGFAQALAMIPGTSRSGSTIMGGMIFGLSRKTAAEFSFFLAIPTMFAATVYDLYKNWSLLRIEDVPVFAVGSIASFVAAMWAVKSFIRFISNHTFIVFAWYRIVFGLIVLATWQLDLVSWSEP, encoded by the coding sequence ATGGATATCCAGCTCCTCTTCACCGCGGCCATCCTCGGCATCATCGAGGGCCTGACCGAGTTCCTGCCGGTATCCTCGACGGGGCACCTGATCATCGTCGGCGACCTGCTTGGCTACACCGACGACACCAGCAAGGTGTTCAAGATCGTCATCCAGTTCGCCGCCATCCTGGCCGTATGCTGGGATTACCGCGAGCGCCTGATCAAGGTGGCATCGGGCCTCAGAACCGAACCCGCCTCCCAGCGCTTCGTCGGCATGCTGTTCGTCGCCTTTCTGCCGGCAGCGGTCCTCGGGCTGATGTTCCACTCCACGATCAAGAGTCTGCTCTTCAACCCGCTGACGGTCGCCACCGCGCTGGTGGTTGGCGGCTTCATCATTCTTTACGTCGAGAAGCGGGCCTACCACCCGCGCGTCGAGACCGTAGAAGCGATGAGCTGGGGCGACGCGCTCAAGGTCGGTTTCGCCCAAGCGCTGGCCATGATTCCGGGTACGTCGCGGTCGGGCTCGACCATCATGGGCGGAATGATCTTCGGCCTGTCGCGCAAGACGGCAGCCGAGTTCTCGTTCTTCCTCGCCATCCCCACCATGTTCGCCGCCACGGTCTATGACCTGTACAAGAACTGGTCCCTGCTGCGGATCGAGGACGTCCCGGTATTCGCCGTCGGCTCCATCGCATCGTTCGTGGCTGCGATGTGGGCGGTGAAGAGCTTCATCCGCTTCATCTCCAATCACACCTTCATTGTCTTTGCCTGGTATCGCATCGTCTTCGGTCTGATCGTGCTGGCCACCTGGCAACTCGATCTCGTGTCCTGGAGCGAGCCCTGA
- a CDS encoding YqiA/YcfP family alpha/beta fold hydrolase, translating to MIIYLHGFRSAPASIKAQALQHHMSERGLGDAFWCEQLPVSAREAIALIEAQISRAQRDSCGVQPTLVGSSLGGYYATWLAERHGLRAVVVNPAVIAPLSLEAYIGRQSNLYTDEHFDFTQAHIDELREIDVPVISRPERYWLLAETGDEVLDYRHAVSKYAGARQTVLPGGDHGFSRWTDYLDDVLHFAELT from the coding sequence ATGATCATCTACCTGCACGGTTTTCGCTCTGCCCCGGCATCGATCAAGGCCCAGGCACTCCAGCACCACATGTCGGAACGCGGTCTGGGCGATGCCTTCTGGTGTGAGCAGCTGCCGGTATCGGCGCGGGAAGCGATTGCGCTGATCGAAGCACAGATTTCAAGGGCGCAGCGCGATTCGTGCGGCGTTCAGCCGACGCTCGTCGGCAGCTCGCTTGGCGGCTATTACGCGACCTGGCTGGCAGAGCGGCACGGCCTGCGAGCGGTCGTAGTCAATCCGGCAGTCATCGCCCCGCTCTCGCTCGAGGCCTATATCGGCCGCCAGAGCAATCTGTACACCGACGAGCACTTCGACTTCACTCAGGCGCACATCGACGAGTTGCGCGAGATCGACGTCCCCGTCATCTCCCGCCCCGAACGCTACTGGCTGCTGGCGGAGACCGGCGACGAGGTGCTCGACTACCGCCACGCCGTCAGCAAGTATGCCGGCGCGCGCCAGACCGTGCTGCCCGGCGGCGACCACGGCTTTTCGCGCTGGACCGATTACCTGGACGACGTCCTGCACTTTGCGGAGCTGACATGA
- a CDS encoding DUF2478 domain-containing protein — protein sequence MPALPIAAILYTPEDNIEALLVRIARTLAERGVRLGGVIQHDIATAINDPCAMELEDLCNGERFSLSQELGSGSEACRLDPAALAHASVAVRAAVDQGAQLVMINKFGAQEANGDGLRDEMGFAVVSGTPLLTAVGKRFLPEWEAFTGGDGCLLEPSFDSVIAWWDELAQSN from the coding sequence ATGCCTGCCCTGCCGATTGCCGCCATCCTGTACACGCCCGAGGACAACATCGAAGCCCTGCTGGTACGCATCGCCAGAACGCTGGCCGAGCGCGGCGTCCGCCTGGGGGGCGTCATCCAGCATGACATCGCCACCGCGATCAACGATCCATGCGCAATGGAGCTCGAGGATTTGTGCAATGGCGAACGCTTTTCACTGTCGCAGGAGCTCGGCAGCGGCTCTGAAGCCTGCCGCCTCGATCCCGCCGCGCTCGCCCACGCCTCGGTCGCGGTACGCGCCGCAGTCGATCAGGGCGCACAGCTGGTCATGATCAACAAGTTCGGTGCACAGGAGGCCAATGGCGACGGCCTGCGCGATGAGATGGGCTTCGCCGTGGTCTCGGGCACACCCTTGCTGACGGCGGTGGGCAAACGTTTCCTGCCCGAATGGGAGGCGTTTACCGGCGGCGACGGCTGCCTGCTCGAACCGAGCTTCGACAGCGTCATCGCGTGGTGGGACGAACTGGCCCAGTCGAACTGA